From the genome of Medicago truncatula cultivar Jemalong A17 chromosome 2, MtrunA17r5.0-ANR, whole genome shotgun sequence:
aattatttaaatcataATGTAGAGGTCTTTGTCATTTGATCTCCAATTCAGTTTTATTGTAGAGGTCTTTCCCATAAGTCATTcctcaaaataagaaaataaaagtaggAAAATAGAAACAAGAAACCGATATATGAATGgctcaaattattttttcattattataagtaaattaCTAAATCATTGaaccacataatatcttaatatTTGCTATATCTGGagcatataacaaataaaaataaattcctaTATCTCTATCCACTTCCACCAAATTGAGCCTTTAACTTCTTCACTTGAGCAAGATCAAGCAGAGTTGTTTGTGCAACTAAATTAGAAGGTAACTTATTCGCAAACAAAAGAAGATCAAGTATTTTAGTACGAGGATTTTCATTACTAAGAGCACCAAAAGCAGTAGCTTTTCCCTTACCAGAATTAACTGCAAAATGCAACATCccttttggaaaaacaaaaatatcaccCGGTTTCAACGTCTTAGAATAAAATGTAGTAGGCGTCAAAAATCCAGCAGTAATTTCACCTTGAACTACTATCAATAATTCGGTTGCATCGGGATGAGTATGCATTGGAATTGATCCGCCTTGGTCAATGTCTATTCGCAACGCAGAGATTCCAAGTCCATTAAGGGCTGGAAAATTGGTGATAGTTGCGCTGTTGAAACCAAATTTGAAAGAGTTATTGGTGTTTCCAGCTACAAGGCCATGAAAGCTAAAATCATCTGATGTGATTCTTGCAAGGGGTTTGCAGGGATAACCTGAAGGGGTGTTTGGAGCCTTTAAATCTGCAACACAAAAATCATTCAAAGAAGCATGGGAAATAGTGAATGAGAAAACAGTGAAAAAGAAGAGCATGTGAATAATCTTCATCTTATTATTGGATGatgaatacaattttttagagtTGTATGAGGTAATGTTGAAATTGGCTAACTATTTATGGAGAATTAGAAAGGGGATAAAATGTAAAAGATGTCATTTAGTCATAATTGACatattttatattgttattttaattctaaatcaaatttttggtcaaaaaaacaaattataattttcttttttcattatattattCTACTCATCTTGACCaccattttttttggtacaaagaaacattttttattacatattgACCAACATTAAGTAGTTGATACTAGTATATAatttaatcataaattaattGTAAAatacctaaaaaatatttatgtttaaatattcaattgaataattgatgcaACCTCTGTCCCAATATATATGACCCCTTGAGTAAATCAATTATAAGAATTGGTTGTAGTAttaagggggtgtattggaatatgattctaagggattttaaaatatttttttatcataaaaaagtcttgtggtattcaatcaaaactcatttcaattaaaaaaaatcttgtggtattcaatcaagagtactctttatcatttaaaaaaagacttgtggtattcaatcaagactttcatcacttaaaaaaagttatggagtattcaaaatcattcaagtaTTTATTAATTAACGTTTAAATTAGAGTATTTATTACAAAtagtagaaaaaatatataaaataattaatgtataattaattattgttttaattaatgTATTCGATTAGGATTTTAttaatcctttaaaatcctatttgttgaaatttggaATTCTGTATGCAAGTCATCcttaaagaaatataattaattaatgttcaaATTAGAGTATTTATTACAAAtagtagaaaaaatatataaaataattatgggTGTGTTGTagataaataattaatacagttgaaaatttgaaaagagtcctgtaaaaagaaagaaagaaaaaaatgcaatggGTGTTATATTAAGGGAGAGAGCGAGGATTGAAATTgtgaaattgttgaaaaaagAACATAACTCTTGATTACAATCCCTACAATTAGCTTCATAACTCACATacattttaatctatttattttttacaatcacctccttaattttttgatataatattGTAATTACAAGAGAACTTTTGCCTTTGTACCAAGTCAAAATTCTATACTCTGACTAGCGCTATGGACCATCGGTCAACACTCTGGACTTTGATGAAGCATTATGTCATAGATAAAGACAAGGTTATGCATCATGATTTCGTTAATGATGCATGCAACGACTTTTTGTTAAGAAAGGGAGCATTATTATTTTGACTTATGCAAAGgagtaaaattcattaagagcATCATTGATGGAAATGAATTGCTGACACGTTGAACACAATCATTCTGAATATCTCAACATATAATCAGGCATTCAAAGACAAGGTTTCTTTTTAGCAAAGATCATCAAGCTTTATCTCAATTTATAAGACGGAGGTTTGACTCAAGAAGATTATACATGCACAGATGGATAAACATATGTACTTGTgaatacaatatatatatatatatatatatatatatatatatatatatatatatatatatatatatacttttctcatatttgtttatattgtatGCCTTGTTGAATAAATGATCATAGAAATCCATTAGAGATACACTTAAAAAGTATCGTGCTTAAATTTGTTTTCTACTCCTAGAGTTTGCGTAAACACACAATATTTTGTAATCAACTTGTTATTGTAAAACTCTGAACTTAGATTAGGAAGCCCTTTAGGTTGACGCAAGATAAGGCTAGGTGTCTTAGTGTTGTTGTAATCAGGTTTTGATTGTAGTTGAAAAATCTTTTGGAAGTGCAGGAGAACAATACGTAATCTCAATTGTGTTGCGAACTAGGATAAATATTTGTGTTATCTATTCTCCCTTATCTCTTTACTTTCAATATGGTTATCTTATCtttgaaaaagagatcaaaCCGCAAAAAGAgaccaacacaattcaaatggAGGCGTCTTCAACTGAAGAAATCCAAATCTTCCAGGAGAAGGAGATTATCTTAAAGCTCCATTTACATGAGGGAAATAAGGAGAGAAACCAAAAGAGATGATATTgaccttttctttctttgttctttcGAGAATGTTGTCGAgaagataaaagacctaaacaAAGGTTTACTATTACTATTGGCATTGGGTGGCATTAGTTTGGATAAGTATATGCTTATAAATTGTTATCTGAACATTTTGTCATGATTCGTGTACTTGCATGTTTATAGTTGCTGAGTTCGAGTCaaactatattatttttgttattatctTCTAATATTTcccatatatttgattttattgctCTTTGGCCTTGACCTAGGGTGGTGAGTTGATCAACGATGGGTTTTCATGTTCTGATGGCGCTATCTCTTTGTGAGTTGCTAACAAGGCGGTATGCTCGATCAAAAGTGAGAGGTACGTGTGTGGCTCCTCGTGTGCCAATAGTAGATTATCTCCTTGGTGATGTCGGTTTGACTCAGAGCTTAATCTTCCGAGTAGCTCATGCTAACTACATTCCAAGGAGTTTTTTTGACACCATTCCGATAATCGGATGTTGAGAATGTGGAAGTTTTATGTTGGAAGGTTACTTTTCCAAAGTGATTCTTGGAGTTGCGGCCCATTTCTTTTCAGAGCTGTGTTTTTGGGTATTTGTCGTGCCATTTGatgtaatttgaaattttaatgagattttttttccattgtaAGGAGATCTTTATCAATGATTTTTTTGCATTTATAATGATGTATTTGTGAATTGTTTATGATGATATTCGCATCGTTTTTGGATGACTTGTCGCCTTCTTTTCAAGTTAactttttgcttttgttttcttttgattttgtacAGTGTGTTTGTGTCTCTGTTTGTTGCTTACTCGCAGAGATCGAGAGGGAACTTCTAACTTTTGCTTCGGATCGTTGGGCTTGGTTATGTCATTGTCCCTTGCCTTCctggttaaaataaaatatgaagctacatattttttttaaaacgaacTATAACAAAATGGAATTAATAGGAAATATATCTTTACTGAAACTATTCAAAtaaactaaaagaaaattattttttaaaattggttaTTTTCAAATTGAAGTAAGGGTTTTGTCTCGCTGTTGCGATGGtctttaattgtttttgggGGTTAATTAAAGGGTTTTGTCTCGCCATACATGAACTTCATTCATCCTTCTCTAAGTAGGAGGAAATTTGGCATGGCTATGTAGTATCTATGCCTGCCATTGCGATAGTATTCTCttttacaaattttataatcAACTGGGAACGAAACTCGACTAAGAGGTATAATTTCCTATTCCTGCTAACATGGTGAAAACATGAGCAGAAGTGATGTCACTCACGCCAACCCAGTGGCTAGACGAGAAGGGGTGATCTGCCAATATTTATGAAGCGTTGTTTAACTACGATATGGGTGTGATGTGTTTTGTCTTGCAACATGTAAACACTGCTTATCCTGCTAGTAAATGTGAGAATCATATATGCCTGGTTTCCTAGAATGTAATTAGATATGCAACACATATTTTGCAATGAATATATTTATCCGTAAAATGATTGAACTTTAAATCGGATAGTCCTTTCATCAGGCGCCTACTTATTGGATCGAATACCCTGGTTGTTCTTATAATGATGTAaaacatatgaaaataataaatgtatgcATCCTGGAACTTATTTTCTAGAATGGAAAGGCGTACATCTCCCATGATTCAAGGGGCTGCCCATTTCCCTTTGGCATTTGTGTTCCATTCAGCTTCCATCCGTAAGACCGGACCTTTTTTTGACCTCGGTGCAATCAGCATTCGTGATCTTGAGAGATGTTAAGAGGAATTTCCTGGATGATTATAGGTCTACTTTGACGGTACTGCACATTGTTCGGCATTAGTCGGTCTCTCTATGATGAGGTTCTAAATGGATGGGACATTCGACTACGAGAtcgattgtttttcttttgattttctcACGATGCATCGCCATTAGTTTTACGAAGCCTCATGGTCCGGTGTTAGCTTTGTTAAAACCCTGTAGAACGTCTGTTTGCAGCTTCCTAAAATGAGGGACTCCTAAAAAGGTAGTTGCAGATTCCTAAAAGGTTAGCATACATAATGTCACATGAGATGTTGCAGTAGCAAGTGTTGTGCCCTCTTGCtacatattaaaagaaaattttcaatttatgtTTCTCATGAATTATGTCTTGCTACATAAAAACATCATAttgaaaaaatgtgaaaaagttgtatatttaacttttcaaaagtaaaaaaaaaaaattattttcaatgaagatttcttttttaaaatttcttaaccAGAG
Proteins encoded in this window:
- the LOC25486573 gene encoding auxin-binding protein ABP19a; this translates as MKIIHMLFFFTVFSFTISHASLNDFCVADLKAPNTPSGYPCKPLARITSDDFSFHGLVAGNTNNSFKFGFNSATITNFPALNGLGISALRIDIDQGGSIPMHTHPDATELLIVVQGEITAGFLTPTTFYSKTLKPGDIFVFPKGMLHFAVNSGKGKATAFGALSNENPRTKILDLLLFANKLPSNLVAQTTLLDLAQVKKLKAQFGGSG